DNA from Eucalyptus grandis isolate ANBG69807.140 chromosome 5, ASM1654582v1, whole genome shotgun sequence:
TAAAATCttcaatataataaacaattttttttctttttttttcttttttttttggtgggggggGAACACCGAGAATTAGCTGGAGGGAGCTTCCGTATGTGAAGCTGGAGCTGACTGTGTGaagggtctctctctctctaactttctctctctgtctctcttccCCCCGGGAGAAAAAGCCTATAAATACCCCCCCTTCTTCATCCCCTTCCTCTCACACCAAATCATTCACTACTTCTCCTCGTCCTCCTCAGCGCAAGAAGAAAGCCGCCCCACCGTTCCCATTCCTCGTTCTCTGTTTCgaatccagagagagagaaaaaaaacagagcatggAATTCACCACCGTCCTCTTTACCACCGTCCTCGCCATCCTCtccgcctccctcctcctccgctccGCCCTCCACCTCCTCGCCTCCGCTCGCCGGAGACTGCCCCTCCCGCCGGGCACCCTCGGCTGGCCCTACCTCGGCGAGACCTTCCAGCTCTACTCCCAGGACCCCAACGTCTTCTTCGCAAAGAAACAGAGCAGGTCCGGCAgagaaaaagtttttttttttggcgaaaaaCCGGGGGATTGATCCCGAATTCTCAACGTACTCGAAGTTACCGAAATTGGGTTTTCGTCGTTTCTTAGAGTtctcgaattttttttcctgaatttcGGCAGGTATGGCTCGATATTCAAGACTCACATACTGGGGTGTCCCTGCGTGATGATATCGAGCCCGGAGGCGGCCAAGTTCGTGCTGGTGACGAAGTCGCACCTGTTCAAGCCCACATTCCCGGCGAGCAAAGAGAGGATGCTGGGCAAGCAGGCCATCTTCTTCCACCAAGGGGACTACCACGCCAAGCTGAGGAAGCTCGTCCTCCGAGCCTTCATGCCCGAGGCCATCAAGAGCAGAGTCGCCGGCATCGAGTCCGTCGCCGTCGATTCCCTCCAGTCCTGGGAAGGAAGATTGGTCAACACTTTCCAAGAAATGAAAACAGTGAgcttttttatcctttttcctgATTTTTCCGGTTTTCAGGTCGCCTTCCGTGGTGTCGTCAATTTTGTCCAGCGCAGAACAGAGGAGAGAAAGTAATGGGTTTCCCCTGTTTTTTTCATATGAACAGGGTGGTTGAATTTCCtcaaattaactaattaaatataGTTTGGTGTAACTACGGTGAACAAACAGTTAAAACTTTTTCACAACAGTGTTAAGACAGTAGTATCCTGTATCTTTCCGTACATAAATTTGTAAGTACAAAGACCAGACGTGGCAACGTATGATTACTTTTTGTGGAGGCAGAACGTTTTGGATagggcaaaagaagaaaaaattcagCGTCCTTTCGGAGTTCCTTGGGACTGATCAGAACTCTTGTCTTGCAGTACGCATTCAAGATCGCGCTTCTTTCCATTTTCGGAAAGGACGAGATCAAGTACAGAGAAGATCTCAAGAAGTGCTATTACATTCTGGAAAAAGGGTACAACTCAATGCCCATCAACCTCCCGGGCACCCTGTTCCACAAGTCCATGAAGGCCAGGAAAGAGCTGGCCCGGATTTTGGCCAAGATCCTGGTCACCCGGAGGCAGATGAAGCTCGACCACAACGACCTGCTCGCGTCCTTCATGGGCGACAAGGAAGGCCTCACCGACGAGCAGATCGCCGACAACATCATCGGCGTCATCTTCGCGGCCCGCGACACCACCGCCAGCGTCCTGACCTGGATCGTCAAGTACCTGGGCGAGAACCCGAGCGTCCTCGAGGCTGTCACGGTAAATTTCCCTCGTTAAAAATTCGATCTTTACTGTATTCTCGTTAAGTCCCCTTTTTCGTACGTGCGGTCCACCTCCACCTCGAACAAAACAGACCCACAATCATGCGAGAGAAACCAGAGGCAGAGGAAAAATCCCTCAATCATTCTGATTATACAACTATAGATTTCACAGGGCAGACAAGCTGTAACGCATGGaggaataatattaaaatataaaaattaaagaattgtttaataatttcaactgttcaaagaaaaagagaaaaattttattcatgCGTGCGTTTGGCTCTACAGGAGGAGCAAGAAGCCATAAGGAGGACGAAAGAAGAGAGCAGTGAGGAGAAGGTTTTGACCTGGGCAGACACCAAGAACATGCCAATGACTTCAAGGGTCATTCAAGAGACGCTCAGAGTCGCCTCTATTCTATCCTTCACCTTCAGAGAAGCTGTTGAAGATGTTGAATACGATGGTGAGTGATAAGCTTCAGATTCAGACCGTACAatcagatttttttatatatttatttactgCAGATGCtgataaaaaaattggttttttccccctattttgttttttctgcAGGGTATCTCATACCCAAGGGCTGGAAAGTCTTGCCTCTCTTCAGGAACATTCACCACAGCCCTGAAAATTTCCCGGAGCCTGAGAAATTTGACCCATCTCGATTTGAGGTAATATATTCTTTGACAGTGACATAACTCACCAGTTCTAAGAAATTTTTTACCACCCAAAACAAGAGGGAAAAACAAGCAGTCATTGAGCAGCATCTCatcaattattcttttttaaccACTGAACAGGTTGCTCCAAAACCAAACACCTTCTTGCCATTTGGAAATGGAGTCCACTCCTGCCCAGGGAATGAGTTGGCCAAATTGGAGATTTTGGTGCTTCTCCATCATCTGACCACCAAGTACaggttagtcaatccaaatgttTTTAcacagttctctctctctcacacacacacacacacacacacaggtTCAGTTACTTAAAATGGTACAGAAAATCTGA
Protein-coding regions in this window:
- the LOC104444184 gene encoding abscisic acid 8'-hydroxylase CYP707A2, which translates into the protein MEFTTVLFTTVLAILSASLLLRSALHLLASARRRLPLPPGTLGWPYLGETFQLYSQDPNVFFAKKQSRYGSIFKTHILGCPCVMISSPEAAKFVLVTKSHLFKPTFPASKERMLGKQAIFFHQGDYHAKLRKLVLRAFMPEAIKSRVAGIESVAVDSLQSWEGRLVNTFQEMKTYAFKIALLSIFGKDEIKYREDLKKCYYILEKGYNSMPINLPGTLFHKSMKARKELARILAKILVTRRQMKLDHNDLLASFMGDKEGLTDEQIADNIIGVIFAARDTTASVLTWIVKYLGENPSVLEAVTEEQEAIRRTKEESSEEKVLTWADTKNMPMTSRVIQETLRVASILSFTFREAVEDVEYDGYLIPKGWKVLPLFRNIHHSPENFPEPEKFDPSRFEVAPKPNTFLPFGNGVHSCPGNELAKLEILVLLHHLTTKYRWCIMGSQNGIQYGPFALPQNGLPIRLYQRTSKE